The following coding sequences are from one Alosa alosa isolate M-15738 ecotype Scorff River chromosome 13, AALO_Geno_1.1, whole genome shotgun sequence window:
- the tcaim gene encoding T-cell activation inhibitor, mitochondrial isoform X1 encodes MSMTSMLRCAIRVDNKYAATHIIQKRGLSGAEAINALRPFYFAVHPDFFGQHPKEREVNENSLKRLNGYLENLTKPGARSVKPTKLTFYVRDTRAKADIEQELLPSGFRSVSFTLQTKDVLSTVLNVLQSCSLSVEHMQGLKASGQHSPSAVPSGATPFYRPIKWDKSYYTFTGFRDPEEELQHAKKVEPSLSLWLRNNEAEASRKQKASQPRRDELHRLKTELCQNLGLTDIRWQRSWGMAHRCCQLQSLSRLALQSPEALRQLRGHTILYSDQSGMNASGYVMLGTMDVHHHWTKLFERLPSYRSLFQQTEWLKERISLLLGGVQVIHVEHLGPVLPLEDHYSTLSHFHKRLLPQRLALHPRSLQGLTMTLESGRSSIGLHEMGHFMIPAICDPVQLRNFFQAQANEARQRHRRRDQLEAEEEDVVDTCVKDLSLAGLSKEPSVSSRQMIPCCRRLLEDRSPLMQGLQLRISHFYSVMQDGDLCIPWDWKG; translated from the exons ATGTCGATGACCTCCATGCTACGTTGCGCTATAAG GGTGGATAATAAATATGCTGCAACACATATTATCCAGAAGCGAGGTCTCTCTGGGGCAGAGGCTATTAATGCTCTGCGGCCCTTCTACTTTGCAGTGCACCCAGACTTCTTTGGCCAGCATCCCAAGGAGAGG GAGGTAAATGAAAActcattgaagagactaaatgGATACTTAGAAAATCTCACAAAGCCAGGAGCACGGTCTGTCAAACCAACAAAACTAACTTTTTATGTTCGCGACACCAGGGCGAAAGCGGACATAGAGCAAGAGCTCCTTCCCTCAG GGTTTCGTTCTGTGAGCTTCACTCTGCAGACTAAGGATGTTTTAAGCACTGTGTTGAACGTGCTGCAGTCCTGCAGCCTGTCCGTGGAGCACATGCAGGGCCTCAAAGCCAGTGGTCAGCACAGTCCCAGTGCTGTGCCCAGCGGAGCCACACCCTTCTACAGGCCCATCAAATGGGACAAAAGCTACTACACCTTCACTGGTTTCAGAGACCCAGAGGAGGAACTGCAGCATGCCAAGAAAGTAGAGCCCAGTCTAAG TTTGTGGCTGAGGAACAACGAGGCTGAAGCTAGTCGCAAGCAGAAGGCCAGTCAGCCACGCAGAGATGAGCTGCACAGGCTCAAGACAGAGCTCTGTCAAAACCTGGGCCTCACAGACATCAG GTGGCAGCGGAGCTGGGGTATGGCCCACCGCTGCTGTCAGCTCCAGAGCCTGAGCCGCCTCGCCCTGCAGAGCCCTGAGGCCTTGCGCCAGCTCAGGG GGCACACAATACTGTACAGCGACCAGTCAGGGATGAATGCCTCAGGGTACGTCATGCTGGGAACCATGGATGTCCACCACCACTGGACCAAA CTCTTTGAGCGGCTGCCGAGTTATCGCAGCCTGTTCCAGCAGACGGAGTGGCTGAAGGAGCGCATCAGCCTGCTGCTGGGGGGTGTGCAGGTGATCCACGTGGAGCATCTGGGCCCGGTGCTGCCCCTGGAGGACCACTACAGCACCCTCAGCCACTTCCACAAGAGGCTGCTGCCCCAGAGGCTGGCTCTGCACCCGCGCAGTCTGCAGGGGCTCACCATGACTCTGGAGAG TGGACGCTCCAGCATTGGCCTGCATGAGATGGGTCACTTCATGATCCCAGCAATCTGTGACCCAGTCCAGCTACGTAACTTCTTCCAGGCGCAGGCCAATGAGGCTCGACAGCGCCACAGACGCCGGGACCA GCTGGAGGCTGAAGAGGAGGACGTGGTGGACACCTGTGTGAAGGACCTGTCTCTGGCGGGCCTCTCTAAAGAGCCCAGTGTGTCGTCCAGGCAGATGATCCCCTGTTGCCGGCGGCTGCTGGAGGACCGCTCCCCTCTCATGCAGGGCCTGCAACTGCGCATCTCCCACTTCTACTCCGTCATGCAGGACGGGGACCTCTGCATACCCTGGGACTGGAAGGGCTGA
- the tcaim gene encoding T-cell activation inhibitor, mitochondrial isoform X2 — protein sequence MQGLKASGQHSPSAVPSGATPFYRPIKWDKSYYTFTGFRDPEEELQHAKKVEPSLSLWLRNNEAEASRKQKASQPRRDELHRLKTELCQNLGLTDIRWQRSWGMAHRCCQLQSLSRLALQSPEALRQLRGHTILYSDQSGMNASGYVMLGTMDVHHHWTKLFERLPSYRSLFQQTEWLKERISLLLGGVQVIHVEHLGPVLPLEDHYSTLSHFHKRLLPQRLALHPRSLQGLTMTLESGRSSIGLHEMGHFMIPAICDPVQLRNFFQAQANEARQRHRRRDQLEAEEEDVVDTCVKDLSLAGLSKEPSVSSRQMIPCCRRLLEDRSPLMQGLQLRISHFYSVMQDGDLCIPWDWKG from the exons ATGCAGGGCCTCAAAGCCAGTGGTCAGCACAGTCCCAGTGCTGTGCCCAGCGGAGCCACACCCTTCTACAGGCCCATCAAATGGGACAAAAGCTACTACACCTTCACTGGTTTCAGAGACCCAGAGGAGGAACTGCAGCATGCCAAGAAAGTAGAGCCCAGTCTAAG TTTGTGGCTGAGGAACAACGAGGCTGAAGCTAGTCGCAAGCAGAAGGCCAGTCAGCCACGCAGAGATGAGCTGCACAGGCTCAAGACAGAGCTCTGTCAAAACCTGGGCCTCACAGACATCAG GTGGCAGCGGAGCTGGGGTATGGCCCACCGCTGCTGTCAGCTCCAGAGCCTGAGCCGCCTCGCCCTGCAGAGCCCTGAGGCCTTGCGCCAGCTCAGGG GGCACACAATACTGTACAGCGACCAGTCAGGGATGAATGCCTCAGGGTACGTCATGCTGGGAACCATGGATGTCCACCACCACTGGACCAAA CTCTTTGAGCGGCTGCCGAGTTATCGCAGCCTGTTCCAGCAGACGGAGTGGCTGAAGGAGCGCATCAGCCTGCTGCTGGGGGGTGTGCAGGTGATCCACGTGGAGCATCTGGGCCCGGTGCTGCCCCTGGAGGACCACTACAGCACCCTCAGCCACTTCCACAAGAGGCTGCTGCCCCAGAGGCTGGCTCTGCACCCGCGCAGTCTGCAGGGGCTCACCATGACTCTGGAGAG TGGACGCTCCAGCATTGGCCTGCATGAGATGGGTCACTTCATGATCCCAGCAATCTGTGACCCAGTCCAGCTACGTAACTTCTTCCAGGCGCAGGCCAATGAGGCTCGACAGCGCCACAGACGCCGGGACCA GCTGGAGGCTGAAGAGGAGGACGTGGTGGACACCTGTGTGAAGGACCTGTCTCTGGCGGGCCTCTCTAAAGAGCCCAGTGTGTCGTCCAGGCAGATGATCCCCTGTTGCCGGCGGCTGCTGGAGGACCGCTCCCCTCTCATGCAGGGCCTGCAACTGCGCATCTCCCACTTCTACTCCGTCATGCAGGACGGGGACCTCTGCATACCCTGGGACTGGAAGGGCTGA